A single region of the Streptomyces sp. NBC_00425 genome encodes:
- a CDS encoding RNA ligase (ATP) has protein sequence MSTLRVTAEVLTVHEHPDADALELAQVGLYRAVVAKGAYRTGDAALYIPEQSVLPLDLVEELGLTGRLAGSRSDRVKAVRLRGELSQGIVCRPKALADVDLARAAADGVDFAERLGIVKWVPPIPPTMSGDVEAAPDLLPWVDIENIQRYPGIFEPGEPVVLTEKLHGSACLLTYVAGEERVHVSSKGFGAKSLALAEDPRNLYWRAVRGHGVPEAAARLAERLGARRVGIFGEVYGAGVQDLTYGADGRRETLGYAVFDVSAEIDGAVRWLDAEQLLGGELPLVPRLFEGPYDSARVLEIASGRETVSGRELHLREGVVIRPAVERYSPVTGGRAIAKAVSGAYLTRKGGTEYE, from the coding sequence ATGTCGACGCTGCGCGTCACCGCCGAAGTGCTGACCGTCCACGAACACCCCGACGCCGACGCCCTCGAACTGGCCCAGGTCGGCCTGTACCGGGCCGTCGTCGCCAAGGGGGCCTATCGCACCGGGGACGCCGCGCTCTACATCCCGGAGCAGTCGGTGCTCCCCCTCGATCTGGTCGAGGAGCTGGGGCTGACCGGGCGGCTGGCGGGCAGCAGGTCGGACCGGGTGAAGGCGGTGCGGCTGCGGGGCGAGCTGTCGCAGGGCATCGTGTGCCGGCCGAAGGCGCTGGCCGACGTCGATCTGGCGCGGGCCGCGGCGGACGGCGTCGACTTCGCGGAGCGGCTCGGCATCGTCAAGTGGGTGCCGCCGATCCCGCCGACCATGAGCGGGGACGTCGAAGCGGCCCCGGATCTGCTGCCGTGGGTCGACATCGAGAACATCCAGCGCTATCCCGGCATCTTCGAACCGGGCGAGCCGGTGGTGCTGACCGAGAAGCTGCACGGATCGGCCTGCCTGCTGACGTATGTCGCCGGCGAGGAGCGCGTGCACGTCTCCTCGAAGGGCTTCGGCGCCAAGTCCCTCGCCCTCGCGGAGGACCCGCGCAACCTGTACTGGCGTGCCGTACGCGGGCACGGCGTCCCCGAGGCGGCCGCCCGGCTCGCCGAGCGGCTGGGCGCACGCCGGGTCGGCATCTTCGGCGAGGTGTACGGCGCGGGCGTGCAGGACCTGACGTACGGCGCGGACGGCCGGCGCGAAACCCTCGGCTACGCCGTGTTCGACGTGAGCGCGGAGATCGACGGCGCCGTCCGATGGCTGGACGCGGAGCAGCTGCTGGGCGGTGAACTGCCGCTGGTGCCACGCCTGTTCGAGGGGCCGTACGACAGCGCGCGGGTGCTGGAGATCGCCTCCGGCCGCGAGACGGTCTCGGGACGCGAGCTGCATCTGCGCGAGGGCGTGGTGATCCGCCCGGCCGTCGAGCGGTACAGCCCGGTGACCGGAGGCCGGGCCATCGCCAAGGCGGTGAGCGGCGCCTACCTGACGCGGAAGGGCGGCACCGAGTACGAGTAG
- a CDS encoding penicillin acylase family protein translates to MPRRTPRNSLDRLRTPGRFPGFLKTASICALIAGLLSPLSQVAAAAEVTAPNDYCGGQCSDILPPGENGNATLAQVLLNQAFGTQPEHADDQLGPYANLAKGYPTLTNATINTFFNDASFGVAADQVASTVKPAGRTDVTIVRDKKTGVPHISGTTRYGTEFGAGYAAAQDRLWLMDVFRHVGRGQLTAFAGGDPSNQGLEQQFWRNAPYTEADLQAQIDNAVATNGTRGQQALADANAYLAGVNAYIDASDSGRYFPGEYVLTGHKDSITNAGTIDHFKITDLVALASVIGALFGSGGGGEVNNAVSLLAAQEKYGVEQGTQVWEAFRERNDPEAALTVHNGESFPYGGKPATPQGEALPDAGSVASQPLVYDATGTGAGASATAATAKATASALSSARRGMSNALVVSGKSTASGHPIAVFGPQTGYFAPQLLMLQEIQGPGISARGASFAGLSMYVELGRGQDYAWSATTSGQDIIDSYAVELCQDDYHYLYHGVCTAMDVVEQKNAWKPTTADGTAAGSYTMRVYRTKYGPVEYRATVGGKKVAYTTLRSSYMHEADSIIGFQMLNDPDYVKSPQTFQSAVQHINYTFNWFYADSTHTAYYNSGDNPVRPSGVDAEFPVWAQAAYEWKNWVPATNTAEYTPASAHPNSVDQDYYISWNNKQAKNYTTASWGDGSVHRGNLLEDRVKKLVAAGGVTRASLTKAMAEAALTDLRAEDVLPDLLKVINSSTVTDSTAAAAVTKLQTWLTAGGRRTETTAGSKTYADADAIRILDAWWPLLVKAEFEPGLGTGLYNAFGANLPIDESPSAAHGPTGSHAGSSFQYGWWSYVDKDVRAVLGETVQGGLPQKYCGGGTLGGCRDVLISTLKTAAGKTAAQVYPADKLCTTAGNQWCADSIVQRTLGGIKHGNISWQNRPTFQQVVEFTSHR, encoded by the coding sequence ATGCCTCGGCGAACCCCCCGCAACTCTCTCGACAGACTGAGAACTCCCGGCAGATTCCCCGGGTTCCTGAAGACCGCTTCCATATGCGCTCTGATCGCCGGACTTTTGTCACCTCTTTCCCAAGTGGCGGCAGCAGCCGAGGTCACGGCCCCGAACGACTACTGCGGCGGACAGTGTTCCGACATCCTGCCGCCCGGCGAGAACGGCAACGCCACCCTGGCGCAGGTCCTCCTCAACCAGGCGTTCGGCACCCAGCCCGAACACGCGGACGACCAGCTCGGCCCCTATGCCAACCTCGCCAAGGGCTACCCCACCCTCACCAACGCCACGATCAACACCTTCTTCAACGACGCGTCGTTCGGCGTCGCCGCCGACCAGGTCGCCTCGACGGTCAAGCCCGCGGGTCGCACCGACGTGACGATCGTCCGCGACAAGAAGACGGGCGTACCGCACATCTCGGGCACCACCCGGTACGGGACCGAGTTCGGCGCCGGGTACGCCGCCGCCCAGGACCGGCTGTGGCTCATGGACGTCTTCCGTCACGTCGGCCGCGGCCAGCTGACCGCGTTCGCGGGCGGCGACCCCTCCAACCAGGGTCTCGAGCAGCAGTTCTGGCGCAACGCTCCGTACACCGAGGCAGACCTCCAGGCCCAGATCGACAACGCCGTCGCCACCAACGGCACCCGCGGCCAGCAGGCTCTCGCCGACGCGAACGCCTACCTGGCGGGTGTCAACGCCTACATCGACGCCTCCGACAGCGGCCGCTACTTCCCCGGTGAATACGTCCTGACCGGACACAAGGACTCAATCACCAACGCCGGCACCATCGACCACTTCAAGATCACCGACCTGGTGGCGCTCGCCTCGGTCATCGGCGCGCTGTTCGGATCCGGCGGCGGCGGCGAGGTCAACAACGCCGTCTCGCTGCTCGCCGCACAGGAGAAGTACGGCGTGGAGCAGGGCACCCAGGTCTGGGAGGCGTTCCGCGAACGCAACGATCCCGAGGCCGCCCTCACCGTCCACAACGGCGAGAGCTTCCCCTACGGCGGCAAGCCCGCGACCCCGCAGGGCGAGGCGCTGCCCGACGCCGGTTCGGTGGCCTCGCAGCCGCTGGTCTACGACGCCACGGGCACCGGCGCCGGCGCGAGCGCGACCGCCGCCACCGCCAAGGCGACCGCGAGCGCCCTCAGCTCGGCCAGGCGCGGCATGTCCAACGCCCTCGTGGTGAGCGGCAAGTCCACCGCGAGCGGCCACCCGATCGCCGTCTTCGGCCCGCAGACCGGCTACTTCGCCCCGCAGCTGCTCATGCTCCAGGAGATCCAGGGGCCGGGCATCAGCGCCCGCGGCGCCTCCTTCGCGGGCCTGAGCATGTACGTCGAACTCGGCCGCGGCCAGGACTACGCGTGGAGCGCCACGACGTCCGGCCAGGACATCATCGACTCGTACGCGGTCGAACTGTGCCAGGACGACTACCACTACCTGTACCACGGCGTGTGCACGGCCATGGACGTCGTCGAGCAGAAGAACGCCTGGAAGCCGACGACCGCCGACGGGACGGCCGCCGGCTCGTACACCATGCGCGTCTACCGCACGAAGTACGGGCCCGTGGAGTACCGGGCGACCGTGGGCGGCAAGAAGGTCGCCTACACGACCCTGAGGTCGTCCTACATGCACGAGGCCGACTCGATCATCGGCTTCCAGATGCTGAACGACCCGGACTACGTCAAGAGCCCGCAGACCTTCCAGAGCGCGGTGCAGCACATCAACTACACGTTCAACTGGTTCTACGCCGACTCCACGCACACCGCGTACTACAACAGCGGCGACAACCCGGTCCGCCCGAGCGGCGTCGACGCCGAGTTCCCGGTGTGGGCGCAGGCGGCCTACGAGTGGAAGAACTGGGTCCCGGCCACCAACACGGCCGAGTACACCCCGGCCTCGGCACACCCCAACTCCGTCGACCAGGACTACTACATCTCCTGGAACAACAAGCAGGCCAAGAACTACACCACGGCCTCGTGGGGCGACGGGTCCGTGCACCGCGGCAACCTGCTCGAGGACCGGGTGAAGAAGCTGGTCGCGGCCGGCGGCGTCACGCGCGCGTCCCTGACGAAGGCGATGGCGGAGGCGGCGCTCACGGACCTGCGCGCCGAGGACGTCCTGCCGGACCTGCTGAAGGTGATCAACAGCTCGACGGTCACCGACTCCACCGCGGCGGCGGCCGTGACCAAGCTGCAGACCTGGCTGACGGCCGGCGGCAGGCGCACGGAGACCACGGCGGGCTCGAAGACGTACGCCGACGCCGACGCGATCCGCATCCTGGACGCGTGGTGGCCGCTGTTGGTCAAGGCCGAGTTCGAACCCGGTCTGGGCACCGGCCTCTACAACGCCTTCGGCGCCAACCTGCCCATCGACGAGTCCCCGTCGGCGGCCCACGGGCCGACCGGATCGCACGCCGGCAGTTCCTTCCAGTACGGCTGGTGGAGCTATGTCGACAAGGACGTCCGCGCCGTGCTCGGCGAGACCGTGCAGGGCGGGCTGCCGCAGAAGTACTGCGGCGGCGGCACCCTGGGCGGCTGCCGGGACGTCCTGATCAGCACCCTGAAGACGGCGGCCGGCAAGACCGCGGCCCAGGTCTACCCGGCCGACAAGCTCTGCACGACGGCCGGCAACCAGTGGTGCGCCGACTCGATCGTGCAGCGCACTCTCGGCGGTATCAAGCACGGCAACATCAGTTGGCAGAACCGGCCCACCTTCCAGCAGGTGGTGGAGTTCACCTCGCACCGGTGA